In Alicyclobacillus macrosporangiidus CPP55, a single window of DNA contains:
- a CDS encoding DUF1643 domain-containing protein: protein MNKHAVIDGPYRYSLVREWEEGRPRVLFIMLNPSTADDAEDDNTVRRCISFARRWGFGSLEVVNLFAYRAANPSDLRGVSDPIGPENQTHIVSAIGRASRVVVAWGNKVRTLPQGDFMVSLLVDAVPADVPFFCLGLTEQRQPKHPLLVPGDTPLRRCDVKRDDRGCYVAFVDEEAGHLDESGRETRVTEEATAEPAREGANAALETGRMSLREAVHAFLEEEAWQFTEPNARTIRFWLSADHGDLEGRVILEEEYGIFIFYSKLPIRVPKDKRSVAAELFTRINWNLSVGNFEMDMDSGQVFFRTSVDVDGDELRPAVVRNLVYTNFRVMDRFIPIIMSVIYGQMAPKQALEPSQSTPS, encoded by the coding sequence GTGAACAAACACGCCGTGATCGACGGGCCCTATCGCTACTCCCTTGTGCGGGAGTGGGAAGAAGGGCGGCCCAGGGTGCTGTTCATCATGTTAAACCCGAGTACCGCGGATGACGCGGAAGACGACAACACCGTCCGGCGGTGCATCAGCTTTGCGCGCCGGTGGGGATTTGGTTCCCTCGAAGTGGTCAACTTGTTCGCGTATCGCGCGGCCAATCCGTCGGACCTGCGCGGGGTGTCCGACCCGATTGGTCCTGAGAATCAGACGCACATCGTGTCGGCCATCGGCCGTGCGAGCCGGGTGGTGGTGGCCTGGGGCAACAAGGTGCGGACACTCCCGCAGGGGGATTTCATGGTCAGCTTATTAGTGGACGCTGTGCCGGCGGACGTTCCGTTTTTCTGCCTCGGGTTGACGGAGCAGCGCCAGCCCAAGCACCCTCTGCTGGTACCGGGGGACACGCCCCTGCGGCGGTGTGACGTGAAACGGGATGACCGCGGATGCTATGTGGCCTTCGTGGACGAGGAGGCGGGGCATCTGGACGAGTCGGGGCGTGAGACTCGGGTTACGGAAGAGGCCACGGCGGAGCCGGCACGAGAGGGGGCGAATGCGGCTTTGGAGACGGGGCGGATGAGCCTGCGCGAGGCCGTGCACGCCTTCCTGGAGGAGGAAGCGTGGCAGTTTACGGAGCCGAATGCGCGCACCATCCGCTTCTGGTTGAGCGCGGATCACGGGGATCTGGAAGGCCGGGTGATCCTCGAAGAGGAGTACGGTATTTTCATTTTCTACTCCAAACTGCCCATCCGCGTGCCGAAGGACAAGCGGAGCGTGGCTGCGGAACTGTTCACGCGTATCAACTGGAATCTCAGCGTGGGCAACTTTGAAATGGATATGGACAGCGGACAAGTGTTCTTCAGGACCAGCGTGGATGTGGACGGAGACGAACTCCGTCCGGCGGTGGTCCGAAACCTTGTGTACACCAACTTTCGCGTGATGGATCGATTCATTCCCATCATCATGAGCGTGATCTACGGTCAGATGGCCCCCAAGCAGGCGCTGGAACCGAGCCAATCGACGCCCAGTTGA
- a CDS encoding small acid-soluble spore protein H: METQRAKEIAASPVMANVTYNGTRVYIQSVDERKETARIFPLDQPEREQEVPLHALVEH; this comes from the coding sequence ATGGAAACCCAGCGCGCGAAGGAGATTGCGGCTTCACCGGTCATGGCGAACGTGACTTACAACGGGACGCGTGTCTATATTCAAAGTGTGGATGAGCGGAAGGAAACGGCAAGAATCTTCCCGCTCGACCAGCCCGAGCGTGAACAGGAGGTTCCGCTGCACGCCTTGGTCGAGCACTGA
- a CDS encoding Ger(x)C family spore germination protein — protein sequence MRSNMFRKLAFLFVASIGSLVLPGCFDIQEVDDMNIVIALGVDRTDNGLVRVTAQLVNPEAVPSAGGGESSSGGGVRSFLIRDETGSSIEEAVERFKEDVPHRMYLAHNTLVVFGSDYAKQGIDRAFDYFERNRYFRRNQLFLVTPGQARDVLSAPSDPEPINALGLRDLVEQIGEMFRFVNSGQLEVMREYLSPSQAPVLSLVDRDASGHLLMKGVALFCGAKMVDVLTVDEIKGLAWLMGNTRQVDIHLPCESRSDGVGSAVRLLVSRTKVIPQFGNDGVSFLVKVQARAEVDRLCPYKRLTEKTYQQLEQKTAQYMERQMQAVMAKIQSDGVDACQFGTRLFIENPRKWRQISAQWPAYFARAQVRYSVQVHITRTTLSSSTPESAASRSGSAPPAGRGVITP from the coding sequence ATGAGATCGAACATGTTTCGCAAGCTGGCCTTCCTCTTCGTGGCCAGCATCGGTTCGTTGGTGTTGCCAGGGTGCTTTGACATTCAGGAGGTCGATGACATGAATATCGTCATAGCCCTTGGCGTCGACCGGACAGATAACGGTTTGGTACGGGTAACGGCCCAGCTCGTCAATCCCGAGGCCGTTCCTTCGGCGGGTGGGGGCGAGTCCAGTTCAGGAGGCGGCGTCCGGTCCTTCCTCATCCGTGACGAGACGGGCAGTTCTATCGAAGAAGCAGTGGAAAGATTCAAGGAAGACGTACCACACCGAATGTACCTGGCACACAACACCCTGGTGGTATTTGGGAGTGACTACGCAAAACAAGGAATTGACAGGGCATTTGACTACTTCGAGCGCAACCGGTACTTTCGCCGCAATCAACTGTTCCTCGTGACACCGGGACAGGCCCGGGACGTCCTTTCGGCTCCGTCCGATCCCGAGCCGATAAACGCGCTGGGCCTTCGCGATTTAGTGGAGCAAATTGGCGAGATGTTCCGCTTTGTCAACAGCGGGCAACTGGAGGTGATGAGGGAGTACCTGTCGCCGTCGCAGGCCCCCGTTTTGTCGTTGGTAGACAGAGACGCTTCGGGCCACCTGCTCATGAAAGGGGTTGCTTTGTTTTGCGGTGCAAAGATGGTTGACGTCCTGACGGTGGACGAGATAAAGGGGCTCGCGTGGCTTATGGGCAACACCCGCCAGGTGGACATCCATCTGCCGTGCGAAAGCAGGAGTGACGGGGTTGGAAGCGCCGTGCGACTGCTCGTTTCCCGCACCAAGGTGATTCCTCAGTTTGGAAACGACGGAGTGAGTTTTCTGGTGAAGGTTCAAGCACGGGCGGAGGTCGACCGGCTGTGTCCGTATAAGCGGTTGACCGAGAAAACCTACCAGCAACTTGAGCAGAAAACTGCCCAGTACATGGAACGGCAGATGCAGGCGGTGATGGCAAAGATCCAATCCGATGGTGTAGACGCCTGCCAGTTCGGCACGCGGTTGTTTATCGAAAATCCGCGCAAGTGGCGGCAGATTAGCGCTCAGTGGCCAGCTTACTTTGCTCGTGCGCAGGTGAGGTACAGTGTACAGGTCCATATTACCCGGACCACGCTTTCTTCCAGTACACCCGAATCCGCGGCATCGCGCAGCGGGTCGGCTCCACCGGCAGGGCGCGGAGTGATTACACCGTGA
- a CDS encoding DinB family protein: MKPLLYYLAEKAVVKGIRHALTTPRSDIPQKPVEGVLARSRKVKSPKFAEPQGLFTTFEQAMTSLAASRSELETVLGSIEDADELHHHGFRHPYFGVLSIHQWLEVLPLHERRHIAQVEEMKQSML; the protein is encoded by the coding sequence TTGAAGCCCCTACTTTACTATTTGGCAGAAAAGGCTGTTGTTAAAGGAATACGTCATGCACTGACTACCCCTCGTTCGGACATCCCACAGAAACCTGTTGAGGGCGTTTTGGCTCGAAGCCGGAAGGTGAAATCGCCCAAATTTGCCGAGCCACAGGGGTTGTTTACCACCTTTGAACAGGCAATGACCTCATTGGCAGCGTCGAGAAGCGAACTCGAAACCGTTCTTGGGTCTATTGAAGATGCCGATGAACTGCACCATCACGGGTTTCGGCACCCCTATTTTGGCGTGTTGAGTATTCACCAGTGGTTAGAGGTATTGCCTCTCCATGAGCGCCGCCATATCGCACAAGTTGAGGAGATGAAACAGTCCATGTTATGA
- a CDS encoding GerAB/ArcD/ProY family transporter, whose protein sequence is MSNVQISRFQIVIVLVWSILGTGIVTVPFVIAQFTVRDSWITGLLFPAGGLLSAGVAAVFLRALPNRNLTGGLIDAFGPWLGRIVCLWFLVWLYLVNCTIVRETETFVSTTILPETPEYIIGLVGMTGISYMVHMGIEVLVRDGEFITPLALIVAPVLFALSMQHMDIDQLMPVLADGWQPVLRGAITPDLTFALEMLISLQFVRALRDSRTLPKDMITATAILTVVMTCVLAITTGVVGQSTSYLSYPVLETVRSIRVGRFLERLDTLYVMGVMSTVCIKLGVFHYAWCEGMKDVFKLSSHRILAFSGGLFVWAGSFAFFRSTKEMEHFIAGVAPAYFLVTLIFIPLLAAMVMSFRRRAKRQPRQSPEKPL, encoded by the coding sequence ATGTCGAACGTACAGATTTCCCGATTTCAAATCGTCATCGTACTCGTTTGGAGCATCCTCGGCACCGGCATCGTCACAGTCCCGTTCGTCATTGCACAGTTCACCGTCCGCGACAGCTGGATTACGGGCCTCCTTTTTCCGGCCGGGGGTCTGTTGTCCGCCGGTGTCGCGGCGGTGTTCCTCCGCGCGTTGCCAAACCGGAATCTGACCGGCGGCTTGATTGACGCATTCGGACCATGGCTGGGGCGCATCGTCTGTCTCTGGTTTCTTGTCTGGCTGTACCTGGTTAACTGCACTATCGTACGGGAAACGGAAACGTTTGTGAGCACCACCATCCTGCCTGAGACACCGGAGTACATCATTGGGCTGGTGGGCATGACTGGGATTTCGTACATGGTGCACATGGGAATTGAGGTCCTCGTACGGGACGGCGAATTCATCACACCGCTCGCGCTCATTGTGGCGCCTGTTCTCTTCGCCTTGTCCATGCAGCACATGGATATTGACCAACTGATGCCTGTTCTCGCTGACGGTTGGCAGCCGGTGCTGCGCGGTGCCATCACGCCGGATTTGACCTTTGCATTGGAGATGTTGATTAGCCTGCAGTTCGTACGAGCCTTGCGCGACAGCCGGACCCTCCCCAAAGACATGATCACCGCTACGGCTATCCTCACCGTTGTCATGACGTGCGTCCTGGCCATCACGACAGGGGTGGTGGGGCAGTCCACCAGTTATCTGTCGTATCCGGTGCTTGAAACCGTCCGAAGCATTCGCGTTGGCCGCTTTCTGGAGCGCCTGGACACACTGTACGTGATGGGTGTGATGTCCACCGTATGCATCAAACTGGGCGTGTTTCACTACGCCTGGTGTGAAGGCATGAAGGACGTGTTCAAGCTGTCGTCGCACCGGATTTTGGCGTTTTCCGGCGGCTTGTTCGTGTGGGCTGGCAGCTTTGCATTCTTTCGCAGCACGAAGGAAATGGAGCACTTTATCGCCGGTGTGGCGCCAGCGTATTTCTTGGTGACGTTGATCTTTATTCCCCTTTTAGCTGCCATGGTGATGAGTTTTCGGAGGCGAGCAAAACGTCAGCCTCGGCAGTCCCCAGAAAAGCCCCTGTAA
- a CDS encoding IS3 family transposase, with protein sequence MGPEVNSRSLVCQLAKEGFPVPVIAKALGLNRTYCYSLLKPPVPKPNRPPVDKDALVKQWIRKLCEEFPTYGYRRIQVMLRRRYNLRVNHKRVYRLMKEMGLLVKSPRKGASRAKRRGKIPVTRSNEHFQCDMTKVWCGKDGWGYLFAVIDAYDREIVGYSFSRFCRTEDLLKAVDMALNYRFPNGVQGAGLTLRTDNGCQMTSRRFIEAMKACQINHERTGYNNPDADGYIERFFRSLKEEEVWLQEYSSFAEAKAAIESYIHFYNTDRPHSALGYRSPLEFRNWKMQQNAA encoded by the coding sequence TTGGGGCCGGAAGTAAATAGCCGTTCTTTGGTCTGTCAGCTCGCCAAAGAAGGGTTTCCGGTCCCAGTGATTGCAAAAGCGTTAGGGCTGAACCGGACGTACTGTTACAGCTTGCTGAAGCCGCCTGTGCCAAAGCCGAACCGGCCTCCTGTGGACAAGGACGCTCTGGTCAAACAGTGGATTCGGAAACTGTGCGAAGAATTCCCCACGTACGGATACCGGCGAATCCAAGTCATGCTGCGTCGCCGATACAACCTGCGGGTGAACCATAAGCGGGTGTATCGGCTGATGAAGGAAATGGGGCTGCTGGTGAAATCTCCGAGGAAGGGCGCTTCACGAGCGAAACGGCGAGGGAAGATACCGGTCACCAGGTCCAACGAGCATTTCCAGTGCGACATGACGAAGGTGTGGTGTGGGAAAGACGGATGGGGATATCTGTTTGCCGTGATTGACGCTTATGACCGGGAGATTGTGGGGTACTCGTTTTCCCGGTTCTGCCGTACGGAGGACCTGCTGAAGGCTGTGGATATGGCGCTGAACTATCGCTTCCCGAATGGCGTTCAAGGTGCCGGTTTGACATTACGAACGGACAATGGCTGCCAGATGACGAGTCGACGGTTCATCGAAGCGATGAAGGCCTGCCAAATCAACCACGAGCGGACGGGGTACAACAACCCTGATGCTGACGGATACATCGAGCGATTCTTCCGGTCGCTGAAGGAGGAGGAGGTCTGGCTGCAGGAATACAGCAGCTTTGCCGAGGCGAAAGCGGCGATTGAGTCGTACATTCACTTTTACAACACGGACCGACCACATTCCGCACTAGGTTATCGCTCGCCGTTGGAATTCAGAAATTGGAAAATGCAACAAAACGCAGCGTGA
- a CDS encoding spore germination protein: MASLVDTSLSQPDEPLPASIERLRSWVKAEWQNCDDFQLRDVDVHGTRVLLIWLRGLVDLARIEEGVLEPLAALPKRRPDMQQMESVLHTVLVRWIKTRQELSTALADGQVVLCADGSKLALVLDISKPPVRAIEKAENEPTLQGPQEAFVEHLELNIALLRKRIRSPRFKVELIRIGVYSKTKVCIAYVEGIAKPTLVEEARQRLRKISVDGVNDINKLRELIGDAPYTLFPTTEETERPDRVTGSLLQGRIAIMIDGAPTCMMVPAQFIYFLASAEDYYMNYTLTLFIRILRHVAYWSSILLPSLYVAVLSYNQDLMPTPLLVSVASQHRGIPFPTVLEVLVMICAFEAIREAGSRLPRAVGQSVSIVGTLIIGDAAARAGLVSPGIVILVAGTGVASFAMPAYGFVNSSRLIQFVFVIVAGIFGLVGIVVLGIVLVTHLVSLRSFGVPYMAPIAPFTWSEMKDMFIRAPWFATKRRPEQLEPVDSVSNRSPTPRPPRKPHSSEGQR, translated from the coding sequence ATGGCCAGCCTCGTCGACACTTCGCTGTCTCAGCCGGACGAACCGCTCCCCGCTTCTATAGAACGATTGCGGAGTTGGGTCAAGGCGGAGTGGCAAAATTGCGACGATTTTCAGCTCCGTGACGTCGACGTGCACGGTACACGCGTACTTTTGATCTGGCTGCGCGGTTTGGTGGACCTTGCGCGCATCGAAGAGGGCGTTCTCGAGCCCCTTGCGGCTTTGCCAAAACGGCGGCCGGACATGCAGCAGATGGAGTCCGTGCTGCACACGGTACTCGTCCGCTGGATCAAGACACGGCAAGAATTGAGCACAGCTTTGGCGGACGGCCAGGTGGTGCTCTGCGCAGACGGTTCCAAATTGGCCCTCGTCCTTGATATCAGCAAGCCCCCGGTTCGGGCCATCGAAAAAGCTGAGAACGAGCCCACCCTGCAGGGCCCTCAGGAGGCGTTCGTCGAGCATTTGGAGCTCAACATCGCGCTCCTCCGCAAGCGGATCCGCAGTCCGCGCTTCAAGGTCGAATTGATACGCATCGGTGTGTACTCCAAGACCAAAGTGTGCATCGCCTATGTTGAAGGCATCGCCAAACCAACGCTGGTGGAAGAAGCACGCCAACGGCTGCGCAAGATTTCCGTCGACGGAGTGAATGACATTAACAAGTTACGCGAACTGATCGGCGACGCGCCGTACACCCTGTTTCCGACAACCGAAGAGACCGAACGGCCAGACCGGGTGACGGGCAGTCTGTTGCAGGGCCGCATTGCCATCATGATCGACGGAGCGCCAACCTGTATGATGGTGCCGGCACAGTTCATCTATTTCCTGGCATCCGCCGAAGATTATTACATGAATTACACGCTGACGCTGTTCATTCGCATTTTGCGCCACGTCGCGTACTGGTCTTCCATCTTGTTGCCGTCCCTGTACGTGGCGGTGTTGTCTTACAATCAAGATCTGATGCCGACCCCGCTGCTTGTCAGCGTGGCATCCCAGCACCGCGGTATTCCTTTCCCAACCGTATTGGAAGTGCTCGTGATGATATGCGCCTTTGAGGCCATTCGTGAAGCCGGGAGTCGTCTGCCAAGGGCGGTTGGGCAATCGGTCAGTATTGTGGGTACGCTCATTATCGGCGATGCGGCGGCGCGTGCCGGTCTGGTGTCGCCAGGTATAGTAATCCTAGTGGCGGGAACCGGGGTTGCGTCGTTTGCTATGCCGGCGTATGGGTTTGTAAATTCGAGCCGGCTTATCCAGTTTGTATTTGTCATCGTGGCCGGCATTTTTGGACTGGTCGGAATCGTCGTCCTCGGAATCGTCCTCGTGACGCATCTCGTCTCGCTCCGTTCCTTCGGAGTTCCATACATGGCCCCCATCGCGCCGTTCACCTGGTCAGAGATGAAGGATATGTTCATCCGGGCTCCCTGGTTTGCAACCAAACGACGTCCAGAACAGCTTGAACCGGTTGACAGCGTCAGCAATCGCAGCCCGACACCGAGGCCCCCCAGAAAGCCTCACTCCAGCGAGGGACAGCGATGA
- a CDS encoding helix-turn-helix transcriptional regulator, giving the protein MPKPTRLKLVLVMRGLKQEWLAEQTGLPSTTVSRIVNGATPTLRNAQKIARALGVSVDDLWPLEEGESGEG; this is encoded by the coding sequence GTGCCGAAACCAACACGGCTCAAGCTGGTCCTGGTCATGCGGGGGCTGAAGCAGGAATGGCTGGCGGAACAGACAGGGCTTCCGTCCACGACTGTAAGCCGGATCGTAAATGGGGCAACGCCGACCCTGAGAAATGCTCAGAAGATCGCACGGGCGCTGGGGGTAAGCGTGGATGATCTGTGGCCACTTGAGGAGGGCGAATCAGGTGAAGGATAA
- a CDS encoding gamma-glutamylcyclotransferase family protein: protein MASKHVVFVYGTLRKGQYNRGVMEPHLVCELGEGSIHGEMYDLGAFPTIALDGDGVVVGEWVEVTDDGLAALDALEDYPQMYDRTVVRDLNRAAEGWVYHMTGRIPAGARRVESGDWVTWVESRRDVQI from the coding sequence ATGGCTTCCAAACACGTGGTGTTTGTGTACGGCACTCTCCGCAAGGGACAATACAATCGCGGTGTGATGGAACCGCATCTGGTGTGCGAGTTGGGCGAGGGAAGCATTCATGGTGAGATGTACGATCTCGGTGCGTTCCCGACAATAGCGCTGGACGGCGACGGTGTGGTCGTCGGCGAATGGGTCGAGGTGACGGACGACGGGCTGGCGGCACTGGACGCATTGGAGGATTATCCGCAGATGTACGATCGAACTGTGGTGAGAGATTTAAACCGTGCGGCGGAGGGATGGGTGTACCACATGACCGGCCGGATTCCGGCTGGTGCGCGGCGTGTCGAAAGCGGAGATTGGGTGACTTGGGTGGAGTCGCGGAGAGACGTGCAGATATGA
- a CDS encoding helix-turn-helix domain-containing protein, with protein sequence MVDKEYIRKRYYVDGWSIRKISRQCQVSRQTVRKIRRR encoded by the coding sequence ATGGTCGACAAGGAGTATATCAGAAAGCGGTACTATGTGGACGGGTGGTCGATACGTAAAATCAGCCGGCAATGCCAAGTGTCGCGACAAACAGTACGCAAGATACGCCGACGCTGA
- a CDS encoding bifunctional YncE family protein/alkaline phosphatase family protein: MKRWKAKKRKLVAGVAIATIVLGTGSALAAAYTRVAGPRPDGTGITPYDWTLTPAGKQLSLGDFPMGGALSPDGRYLVVSNDGQGTQSLQVVDLRQQKVIQTIPYKSPEALYLGVAFSPDGKTLYASAGGNNKIRAFRFENGVLSETSPIVLTNLSPNPNAKTTQNGPYPGGLAVSRDGTSLYVVNNLFDTVVKIDVTTGTVVGSANVGQNPYTVLITKDGKSLYVTNWGENTVTVLDADTLKVQKTIQVGLHPNAVAENPVTGAVYVSGSDSDVISVIDPVKQKVVQTISLAPYRGALPGSQPDALAVSQDGRALYVANAGNNDVAVVSLGDGFPTAHATVQGLIPTAWFPTGVYVADGGREILVLNAKGLGAGPNSQGQYIGNMMNGTMSFIPVPDPGQLRQYTEQVKQNNQPHPGSGGGWFNREEEANHFPIPRFPSERSPINHVIYVIKENRTYDQVFGDMGRGNSDPALTEFGKDITPNLHKLANQFVLLDNTYTDAEISAQGHNWSTAAESDDYVEKNWMANYSGRNRGYDFEGTNTAAYPQNGFLWDDAERSGVSFRDYGEFESQDPATGKWKPDDPSIGNRYDPDFPGWNMQISDLTRFDKWNQEFQQYVKNGNLPQLEILRLPNDHTMGTTPGALTPQAYVAQNDYALGKLVEAVSHSPYWKDSAIFVIEDDSQNGLDHVDAHRTEALVISPYTQRGGVVDSTFYDTASMLRTIELILGMKPLTQYDAAATPMLNAFTNHPNFAPYDGVTPKYPLDARNGANAPMAAVSKSMNWSQEDLAPSDKLDEVLWAATHPGQPYPKGNG, from the coding sequence GTGAAGCGTTGGAAGGCGAAAAAGAGGAAGTTGGTTGCCGGCGTCGCTATCGCAACCATCGTGTTGGGAACAGGCAGCGCATTGGCGGCCGCGTATACTCGTGTCGCTGGTCCACGGCCGGACGGCACGGGTATCACGCCTTACGACTGGACCCTCACGCCCGCGGGGAAGCAGCTGTCGCTGGGAGATTTTCCAATGGGGGGTGCTCTCAGCCCGGATGGCCGCTACCTGGTCGTGTCGAACGACGGCCAGGGCACGCAATCTCTCCAGGTCGTCGACTTGCGGCAGCAGAAGGTCATCCAGACCATCCCGTACAAGTCCCCGGAAGCGCTCTATCTTGGTGTGGCCTTCAGTCCAGACGGAAAGACGCTGTATGCGTCCGCCGGCGGCAATAACAAGATTCGGGCCTTCCGGTTTGAGAACGGTGTTCTGTCGGAAACTTCTCCGATCGTCCTCACGAATTTAAGTCCGAATCCCAATGCGAAAACGACCCAAAACGGTCCCTATCCAGGCGGACTGGCCGTGTCGAGGGACGGCACATCCCTGTATGTGGTCAATAACCTGTTTGACACCGTCGTGAAAATTGATGTAACCACAGGTACGGTGGTCGGTTCTGCCAATGTAGGACAGAATCCGTACACGGTCCTCATCACGAAGGACGGCAAGTCCCTGTATGTCACGAACTGGGGTGAAAATACGGTCACGGTGCTGGATGCGGACACGCTCAAGGTGCAGAAGACGATTCAGGTGGGGCTGCATCCCAATGCTGTGGCCGAGAATCCCGTCACGGGCGCGGTCTATGTGTCCGGGTCGGACAGCGATGTCATCTCCGTGATCGATCCCGTCAAGCAGAAGGTGGTCCAAACGATCTCTCTGGCCCCTTATCGCGGCGCACTTCCAGGCAGCCAGCCGGACGCATTGGCGGTCAGCCAGGACGGAAGAGCACTCTACGTGGCGAATGCGGGGAACAATGACGTTGCCGTGGTCAGCCTCGGTGATGGCTTTCCGACTGCGCACGCCACTGTGCAGGGACTCATTCCCACGGCATGGTTCCCGACCGGCGTGTATGTCGCAGACGGAGGCCGGGAGATCCTCGTTCTAAATGCAAAAGGCCTTGGCGCTGGACCGAATTCGCAGGGGCAATACATTGGCAACATGATGAACGGCACGATGTCGTTCATTCCCGTACCGGACCCCGGGCAACTGCGACAATACACGGAGCAAGTGAAGCAAAACAACCAGCCGCATCCTGGTTCCGGTGGCGGATGGTTCAACCGTGAAGAGGAAGCCAACCATTTCCCAATTCCGCGCTTCCCGAGCGAGCGCTCCCCAATCAACCATGTGATTTACGTCATCAAGGAGAACCGCACGTACGATCAAGTGTTTGGTGACATGGGCAGAGGGAACAGCGACCCCGCGCTCACGGAGTTTGGCAAAGACATCACACCGAATCTGCACAAGCTCGCCAACCAGTTTGTGCTCCTCGACAACACGTATACGGACGCGGAGATCAGTGCACAAGGACACAACTGGTCGACTGCGGCAGAATCGGACGACTACGTGGAGAAAAACTGGATGGCCAATTACAGTGGCCGGAACCGCGGATACGATTTCGAAGGTACCAATACCGCCGCCTATCCACAAAATGGGTTCCTGTGGGATGACGCGGAGCGGTCAGGCGTGTCGTTCCGTGACTATGGGGAGTTTGAGTCCCAGGATCCTGCAACTGGGAAGTGGAAGCCGGACGATCCGAGTATTGGTAACCGCTACGATCCCGATTTCCCCGGCTGGAACATGCAAATCTCCGATCTCACGCGTTTTGACAAATGGAATCAGGAATTCCAGCAGTACGTAAAGAACGGGAACCTCCCGCAATTGGAGATCCTGCGGCTGCCCAACGACCACACCATGGGAACCACACCTGGGGCCTTGACACCACAGGCGTATGTGGCGCAGAACGATTACGCGCTGGGCAAGCTGGTGGAAGCTGTCAGTCACTCGCCGTACTGGAAGGATAGTGCCATCTTTGTCATTGAAGACGACTCGCAAAACGGTCTCGATCACGTCGATGCCCACCGCACTGAAGCACTGGTCATCAGCCCGTACACGCAACGCGGTGGCGTGGTAGACAGCACATTCTATGACACGGCGTCCATGTTGCGCACCATCGAGCTGATTCTCGGGATGAAGCCGCTGACACAGTACGACGCCGCGGCGACGCCTATGCTGAATGCCTTCACCAATCATCCCAACTTCGCGCCGTACGATGGAGTCACGCCCAAGTACCCATTGGATGCCCGAAACGGCGCCAACGCACCCATGGCTGCAGTGTCGAAGAGCATGAACTGGTCACAGGAAGACCTGGCTCCATCCGACAAGCTGGATGAGGTGTTGTGGGCCGCCACACACCCGGGTCAACCTTATCCGAAAGGCAATGGGTGA
- a CDS encoding transposase — MPGRKWTVDEKMNVVLEGMMPGANISEVCRRHGVAQSLYYRWREAFLAGGRAGLQSGPSTREQELEKELQEARAKIGELTMQVDVLRKKSNWGRK; from the coding sequence ATGCCGGGACGTAAGTGGACAGTGGACGAAAAGATGAACGTCGTGCTCGAGGGCATGATGCCCGGTGCGAACATCAGCGAGGTATGTCGGCGGCATGGCGTGGCCCAGAGTCTGTATTACAGGTGGCGTGAAGCGTTCCTGGCTGGTGGACGGGCTGGACTTCAGTCCGGACCCTCTACGAGGGAGCAGGAGCTGGAGAAGGAGTTGCAGGAGGCTCGGGCTAAGATCGGTGAACTTACGATGCAGGTGGATGTGTTGCGAAAAAAATCGAATTGGGGCCGGAAGTAA